A genomic segment from uncultured Marinifilum sp. encodes:
- a CDS encoding sulfatase, with product MIQFKPIVVLISFLSLISCSQAQEQPNIVFLLSDDQTSIATGCYGNEQVVTPNMDKLASEGVMFTNHYNTTSICMASRVSILTGMYEYKTGCNFMHGDLNPEKLDKSYPVLLQEAGYFTGFAGKVGFEMDTTETDKIKNKLPVGYFDMWGGGPGQTLYKTAKNPSIAKYAEKYPHSSRAYGAWANDFIKEAKKSGKPFCMSISFKAPHLPFTPDKYFDFVYEGKKYKKPANYGAENAKHLSPQAKSGRQYNAYDFWRESEETYQEAIQKYNQLIHGVDYALGMIRKSLREQGVDKNTIIIFTSDNGYSCGAHNLGGKVLPYEEASKSPFIIYDPRIPKNERGIKRETVTANIDMAPTILTYAGIDIPKNMDGENLLPLIQKPKEFKRDVIALTNMWGNDEIQAMSIVSKDWKYIYWQYSDERMKPSEELFNIGKDRLEMNNQANNPKYKKKLAEMRRLYDKQHKHLTKNAIDGNDYPKYSILFDRNANATDKKPHLTGNYEEVLRQNALIKKLKNKQNHK from the coding sequence ATGATTCAGTTTAAACCAATAGTAGTATTAATAAGCTTTTTAAGCTTAATTAGTTGCTCTCAAGCTCAAGAACAACCTAATATCGTTTTCTTGCTTTCCGACGATCAAACCAGCATAGCAACTGGCTGTTACGGAAATGAGCAAGTAGTAACTCCAAACATGGACAAACTAGCAAGTGAAGGAGTAATGTTTACCAATCACTACAACACAACTTCTATTTGCATGGCAAGCCGTGTAAGTATTCTAACAGGAATGTACGAATACAAAACTGGATGCAATTTTATGCACGGAGATTTAAATCCAGAAAAGTTAGACAAGAGTTATCCCGTACTATTACAAGAGGCTGGCTACTTTACAGGCTTTGCTGGCAAAGTTGGTTTCGAGATGGACACAACAGAAACCGACAAAATTAAAAATAAATTACCTGTTGGCTACTTTGATATGTGGGGAGGTGGACCAGGCCAAACTTTATATAAAACGGCAAAAAATCCTAGCATAGCTAAATATGCTGAGAAATATCCACATAGTTCAAGAGCATATGGTGCATGGGCTAACGATTTTATTAAAGAAGCTAAAAAATCGGGCAAACCTTTCTGCATGTCAATCAGCTTTAAAGCTCCACATCTACCTTTTACTCCTGATAAATACTTCGATTTTGTTTATGAGGGTAAGAAATATAAAAAGCCTGCAAATTATGGTGCTGAAAATGCAAAACACTTATCGCCTCAAGCAAAGTCTGGTCGCCAATATAATGCCTATGATTTTTGGAGAGAATCGGAAGAAACTTATCAGGAAGCCATCCAAAAATACAATCAACTAATTCATGGTGTTGATTATGCTTTGGGAATGATTAGAAAGTCACTGAGAGAACAAGGAGTAGATAAAAATACCATTATTATTTTCACAAGTGATAATGGCTACAGTTGTGGTGCTCACAATTTAGGTGGAAAAGTACTACCATATGAAGAAGCATCCAAGTCACCATTTATCATTTATGACCCTCGAATTCCTAAAAACGAAAGGGGAATTAAACGAGAAACGGTTACCGCAAATATTGATATGGCTCCAACTATTTTAACTTATGCAGGAATTGACATTCCTAAAAACATGGATGGAGAAAACCTTTTACCACTAATACAAAAGCCAAAAGAATTCAAACGTGATGTTATTGCATTAACTAATATGTGGGGAAATGATGAAATCCAAGCTATGTCAATTGTTTCGAAGGATTGGAAATACATCTACTGGCAATATTCAGATGAAAGAATGAAACCAAGCGAAGAGCTTTTTAATATTGGTAAAGATCGATTGGAAATGAACAACCAAGCGAATAACCCAAAATACAAAAAGAAATTAGCTGAAATGCGCAGACTATACGACAAGCAACACAAACATCTAACAAAAAATGCAATTGACGGAAATGATTATCCTAAATACTCCATCCTATTCGATAGAAATGCCAATGCTACAGACAAGAAACCTCATTTAACTGGAAATTACGAAGAGGTTTTAAGACAAAATGCATTGATAAAAAAATTGAAAAATAAACAGAACCATAAATAA
- a CDS encoding sulfatase, producing the protein MKRIFILTLTLLTLCNIAFAKKKQPNILFIMSDDHAAQAIGAYGGLLSSLNPTPNLDKLASEGIRFENAFCTNSICTPSRACIISGQYSQTNGVLDLDHPLDTDKQYLPKELKKLGYSTAIIGKWHLHTEPVNFDYYKVLPGQGKYFNPSFLEKGKGNWPKNKVKSQGHSSDVITDIAINYLKNRDQSKPFFLMHHYKAPHDMFENAPRYDEYLKDVEIPEPASLYNQPYWGSEGTRGKNDSLTSYIGTSISPRHQQKHRKPTNYANRFFGDTIDAKLGTHLAYQKYLKDYLRCVKGVDDNLGRLFDYLKKEGLWENTIIIYTGDQGMMLGEHDLIDKRWMYEEAMRMPFIVHYPDMIEKEQVSDLLINNTDYAPTMIELAGGKTPEYMQGCSFINTLKGKEEKNWREATYYRYWMHIIHHYVPAHFGIRTKQYKLMFFYGAHYMPKEDFKGHYWATQYKGIDKETPHSWEFYDLQNDPQELHNKYNDPKYKSVIEKLKIQLINKRESLNETDKNYPKIEEIIKENWNN; encoded by the coding sequence ATGAAAAGAATATTTATTTTGACTTTGACTCTTTTAACTCTATGCAACATTGCATTTGCTAAAAAGAAACAACCAAACATTCTGTTTATTATGTCTGATGATCATGCTGCTCAGGCAATTGGTGCTTATGGAGGCTTATTAAGCAGTCTAAATCCCACACCAAACCTTGATAAATTGGCATCGGAAGGTATTCGATTTGAAAATGCATTTTGCACTAACTCCATTTGTACACCAAGTAGAGCATGTATTATTTCAGGTCAATATTCTCAGACCAATGGTGTTTTGGATTTAGATCATCCATTGGATACAGACAAACAATATCTGCCAAAAGAATTAAAAAAATTAGGATATTCTACTGCTATTATAGGTAAATGGCACCTGCACACCGAACCTGTCAACTTTGATTATTACAAAGTCCTTCCCGGACAAGGAAAATATTTCAACCCATCATTTCTCGAAAAAGGAAAAGGCAATTGGCCTAAAAACAAGGTAAAATCGCAAGGACATTCTTCCGATGTAATTACTGATATCGCAATTAATTATTTGAAAAACAGAGATCAGTCGAAACCATTCTTTTTAATGCACCATTACAAAGCACCTCATGATATGTTTGAGAATGCGCCTCGTTATGACGAATATTTAAAAGATGTGGAAATTCCAGAACCTGCTAGCCTGTATAATCAACCATATTGGGGTTCGGAAGGAACACGTGGAAAAAATGACAGTCTGACCAGTTACATTGGAACCTCAATTTCACCAAGACACCAGCAAAAACACAGAAAACCAACAAATTACGCCAATCGTTTTTTTGGAGATACAATCGATGCAAAATTAGGAACACACTTGGCTTATCAAAAATATCTAAAAGATTATTTACGATGTGTAAAAGGTGTGGATGATAATCTGGGTAGATTATTCGATTATCTAAAAAAAGAAGGCTTGTGGGAAAACACTATCATTATTTATACCGGCGATCAGGGAATGATGCTTGGAGAACATGACTTAATTGATAAACGCTGGATGTACGAAGAAGCAATGCGAATGCCATTTATTGTACATTATCCAGACATGATTGAAAAAGAACAGGTATCTGATTTATTGATTAACAATACCGACTACGCTCCTACTATGATAGAACTTGCTGGAGGAAAAACTCCAGAATATATGCAAGGTTGCAGCTTTATAAATACACTAAAAGGAAAAGAAGAAAAAAATTGGAGAGAAGCCACATACTATCGCTATTGGATGCACATAATACATCATTATGTTCCTGCTCATTTTGGCATAAGAACAAAACAATACAAGTTGATGTTTTTTTATGGAGCTCATTATATGCCAAAGGAAGATTTTAAAGGTCATTATTGGGCTACACAATACAAAGGGATAGATAAGGAAACACCACATTCCTGGGAGTTTTACGATTTACAGAATGATCCACAAGAATTGCACAATAAATACAATGATCCTAAATACAAAAGTGTAATTGAGAAATTAAAAATACAATTAATTAATAAGCGTGAATCATTAAACGAAACAGATAAAAATTACCCTAAAATCGAAGAAATAATTAAAGAAAACTGGAATAATTAA
- a CDS encoding LamG-like jellyroll fold domain-containing protein, giving the protein MKILVASIFYFVFILNAFSQLNEEGLFFFDDLNVLAKQADVNLKPYFDNEVRADVAKFIPSDKAFVIENNHRDTALSVAFWFRPENIDVHSGTIIGEDSVFYFRYLSNRTLQFNHYYKKDIDTEGVLTDNEWQHLGFTINKKGDLGIYLNGDCILVDSISSEWWTEKGELFVGKDRYEVDAEGCIDDLKLWSKALTSLEMKMAFEESRIIPELSYQLATYMPLSGKFSDISDEPKSFEKSVGVQFISDSTKGMVADFHSDNSHIKTSGFSFDNQMTISVWAKPTDKEWVMALAGNRDFSFRYILKQGRLWFNVPMVYSCQSANSYADFGEWVHLAIALNYNHRANFYVNGQLIDSKRIQGRTGKEEVITIGQSIWGNTFNGQMTKFAVWNRALSESEIKAVYNGKLDILLKQNQKTPYTLYVSILAVVLFVTMFILWLIAQKKLKNTRNELEKGDVPVELPQKNAFYLFDSFRAFDKEGKDISHDFTPTLIRLFSLILLFPRIYNRNISSQEMSDILWETDDAAQQKNNRGTNIHRLRTLLKQFDDLSLVYRNKEWIIDNSEHCFIDLFFFERCLEEEKFNLPFKKLSLCKPIKNESFDGLVRLLNDKYIDQLRNSCTLLFSQKEWRSLNKLSALWLTIDSLSEEALCFLVKALLNSKQKQKALNAYSRFCSNYKSMLNEECQLSFEKCASKV; this is encoded by the coding sequence ATGAAAATATTAGTTGCCTCGATATTCTATTTTGTTTTCATTTTAAATGCATTTTCTCAATTAAATGAGGAGGGTTTATTTTTTTTTGACGATTTAAATGTATTGGCAAAGCAAGCTGATGTTAATCTAAAACCATATTTTGATAATGAGGTTAGGGCCGATGTCGCGAAGTTTATTCCGTCGGATAAGGCTTTTGTGATTGAGAACAATCATAGAGATACGGCTCTATCTGTTGCATTTTGGTTTCGTCCTGAAAATATTGATGTTCATTCAGGAACTATTATAGGAGAAGATTCAGTTTTTTATTTTCGATACTTATCAAACCGCACACTGCAATTCAATCATTATTATAAAAAAGACATTGATACTGAAGGCGTCTTGACCGATAATGAGTGGCAGCATCTTGGTTTTACGATCAACAAGAAGGGAGATCTTGGGATTTATTTGAATGGAGATTGTATTCTTGTTGATAGTATTTCTTCGGAATGGTGGACTGAAAAGGGAGAACTTTTTGTTGGTAAAGATAGGTATGAGGTAGATGCAGAAGGATGCATTGATGATTTGAAATTATGGAGTAAGGCTCTCACCTCTCTCGAAATGAAAATGGCATTTGAGGAGAGTCGAATAATTCCAGAATTATCTTACCAGTTAGCTACTTATATGCCTCTTTCGGGAAAGTTTTCAGATATTTCTGATGAGCCAAAATCTTTTGAAAAGAGTGTTGGCGTTCAATTTATTTCGGATAGTACTAAAGGAATGGTGGCAGATTTTCATTCCGATAATTCACATATTAAAACATCAGGCTTTTCCTTTGATAATCAAATGACCATTTCTGTTTGGGCAAAACCAACCGATAAGGAATGGGTAATGGCACTTGCAGGCAATCGGGATTTTAGCTTTCGGTATATTTTAAAGCAAGGGCGTTTGTGGTTTAATGTACCAATGGTGTATAGTTGTCAGTCGGCTAATTCTTATGCTGACTTTGGAGAATGGGTGCATTTAGCTATAGCTTTAAATTACAATCATAGAGCTAACTTTTATGTGAATGGACAACTGATTGATAGCAAACGAATACAGGGGAGAACTGGAAAAGAAGAGGTAATAACGATTGGTCAAAGTATTTGGGGAAATACCTTTAATGGGCAAATGACCAAATTTGCAGTTTGGAATCGTGCTCTTTCCGAATCAGAAATTAAGGCTGTGTACAACGGAAAATTAGATATTCTCTTAAAGCAAAATCAAAAAACACCGTACACTTTATATGTTTCTATATTAGCTGTGGTTCTATTTGTTACCATGTTTATTTTATGGTTGATCGCGCAAAAGAAATTAAAGAATACTCGAAATGAGTTGGAGAAGGGGGATGTGCCAGTTGAGCTTCCACAAAAAAATGCCTTTTATCTGTTTGATTCATTTAGGGCTTTTGATAAAGAAGGGAAGGATATTTCGCATGATTTTACACCGACTTTAATTCGATTGTTTAGCTTGATATTGTTGTTTCCACGTATTTACAATCGAAATATAAGTTCTCAAGAAATGTCTGATATTCTTTGGGAGACAGATGATGCGGCACAACAAAAAAATAATCGGGGAACCAATATCCATAGGTTGCGAACGCTGCTAAAACAGTTTGATGATTTGTCTCTGGTTTATCGAAACAAGGAGTGGATAATTGATAATTCGGAGCACTGCTTTATAGACTTATTCTTTTTTGAAAGATGTTTAGAAGAAGAGAAGTTTAATCTGCCTTTTAAGAAATTAAGTCTTTGTAAACCTATAAAGAATGAGAGTTTTGATGGTTTGGTTCGTTTACTGAACGATAAATATATAGATCAATTAAGAAACTCTTGCACTTTGTTATTTTCTCAGAAAGAATGGAGATCACTAAATAAATTATCAGCACTTTGGTTAACGATTGATTCGCTAAGTGAAGAAGCCTTGTGTTTTTTAGTGAAGGCCTTGTTGAACTCTAAACAAAAACAAAAAGCCTTGAATGCTTATAGTCGATTCTGCTCTAATTACAAGTCAATGCTGAATGAGGAATGTCAATTGTCATTTGAAAAATGCGCTTCCAAGGTCTAA
- a CDS encoding arylsulfatase: MLFLKKLVFTATAIALCIGNTTAKAQSDKKPNVILIITDDQGYGDVAAHGNKVIKTPNMDKMHDNGVHFSNYHCGTTCAPSRSGLMTGADGNRAGVWHTIGGCNILREKFVIMPQVFKENGYSTAMFGKWHLGDSYPYLPEDRGFDETVYHGAGGIGQTPDYWKNDYFDDTYFRNGTPEKFKGYCTDVFFSEAIDYIERKKDEPFFVYLSTNAPHGPYNVEKKYFDIYKDETSITDRQKAFYGMITNIDDNMGILDEKLEELGLKDNTILIFTTDNGTAAGHSGKPGKEKGFNAGMKGHKGSQYEGGHRTPFFIRWKDGKLTGGKEINQLTMNFDILPTLIDLCDLGKVDGPAYDGINLAPVITNQVDKLPHRYCVVDNNRLQQPVKWRMCSVMDDEWRLIDGKKLYNIKNDPGQNKDIASKYPEKVKEMRDAYEKWWTYTSRDFGHYEAYKIGAPHIKEYLITAHDLHTFTANAWSQSYVRDPFSGKKPALAKGYWMVDVQEEGEYEIALTRWPRESGLTFKDTVKQQGVKTKWTDIRPAGIFIDLKKATLDIEGIHMEKEVDMTQKEISFKAYLSRGRQHLEASFTNSEGVDFSAFYVYIKKLN; encoded by the coding sequence ATGTTATTCTTAAAAAAACTTGTATTTACAGCAACTGCAATAGCTCTTTGTATAGGAAATACCACTGCTAAAGCACAAAGCGATAAAAAACCCAACGTCATTCTTATCATTACTGATGATCAAGGCTATGGCGATGTTGCTGCTCATGGCAATAAAGTAATCAAAACTCCAAACATGGATAAAATGCACGATAATGGCGTTCATTTTTCTAATTACCACTGTGGTACAACCTGTGCTCCAAGTCGATCTGGTTTAATGACAGGTGCCGATGGCAACCGTGCTGGCGTATGGCATACCATTGGTGGATGCAATATCCTAAGAGAAAAATTTGTAATTATGCCTCAGGTATTCAAGGAAAATGGTTATTCAACAGCCATGTTTGGGAAATGGCACTTAGGAGATTCCTATCCATATCTCCCCGAGGACAGAGGTTTTGACGAGACTGTTTATCATGGTGCTGGTGGTATTGGTCAAACTCCTGACTACTGGAAAAATGACTATTTTGACGATACATATTTCCGCAATGGAACCCCAGAAAAATTCAAAGGATATTGTACCGATGTTTTCTTCTCAGAAGCAATTGACTATATCGAACGTAAAAAAGATGAACCATTCTTCGTTTATCTATCTACCAATGCCCCTCACGGACCATATAATGTAGAGAAAAAGTACTTCGATATATATAAAGATGAAACTTCGATTACCGACCGACAAAAGGCTTTTTACGGTATGATTACCAATATTGATGACAATATGGGAATCCTTGATGAAAAACTAGAAGAACTTGGATTGAAAGACAATACTATTCTAATTTTCACTACAGACAATGGAACTGCAGCAGGTCACTCAGGAAAACCAGGTAAAGAAAAAGGATTTAATGCAGGAATGAAAGGTCACAAAGGATCGCAATACGAAGGTGGGCACCGAACACCATTTTTCATTCGCTGGAAAGATGGAAAGCTAACTGGAGGTAAGGAGATTAATCAATTAACCATGAACTTTGACATTCTTCCAACTTTAATTGATTTATGCGACTTAGGTAAAGTGGATGGTCCTGCTTACGATGGAATCAACCTTGCTCCAGTAATAACAAATCAAGTAGACAAATTACCACACCGCTATTGTGTTGTAGACAACAACAGGTTGCAACAACCTGTAAAATGGAGAATGTGCTCTGTAATGGACGACGAGTGGCGATTGATTGATGGAAAGAAATTATACAACATCAAAAATGATCCAGGTCAAAACAAAGATATTGCTTCTAAATATCCTGAAAAGGTAAAAGAAATGAGAGATGCATATGAGAAATGGTGGACTTATACATCCAGAGATTTTGGACATTACGAAGCTTATAAAATTGGAGCTCCCCACATTAAAGAGTACCTAATTACAGCTCATGACCTACATACATTTACCGCTAACGCATGGTCTCAATCTTATGTACGCGATCCTTTCTCGGGTAAAAAACCAGCTTTAGCTAAAGGATATTGGATGGTTGATGTTCAAGAAGAAGGAGAATATGAAATTGCCTTAACAAGATGGCCTCGTGAGTCAGGTTTAACATTTAAAGATACCGTTAAACAACAAGGCGTTAAAACCAAATGGACAGACATTAGACCTGCTGGTATTTTTATCGATCTCAAAAAAGCAACACTTGATATTGAAGGAATACATATGGAAAAAGAAGTTGATATGACTCAAAAAGAGATCAGTTTTAAAGCGTACCTCTCAAGAGGACGTCAGCATTTAGAAGCTTCTTTTACAAATAGTGAAGGTGTTGATTTTTCTGCCTTCTACGTTTATATCAAAAAACTAAACTAA
- a CDS encoding arylsulfatase: MLKNIFIASILSIFVSNNSFADKKPNVIVILADDLGVGDVSNYRRMHTNQIILETPNIDRLATSGIKFTNAHAPAALCATSRYGIMTGNSCYRSSLPWGVWGGYTKSVIRPDQLTLGRLMKQANYNTAFFGKWHLGTTFNRKDNPNKEYVPNKKKKIEDEVDITRIVASGPNQNGFDYSFNLPSGIQNVPYAAYENDKWHPLTKESTIAVIDKEYMASLDLELDKKEGLGDSNWEPRKIGPLLVNKAVDYISKNANKKEPFFMYYCSQAVHTPHSAAKELNGVKIAGTTPSRHMDMIKELDVQVGMIVEALKEQGIYENTVLVFTSDNGGLHVDGDTWNSHHEPSDIYRGCKNDPYEGGHRVPFIVSWPDEIKANQNSNQPILGLDIMATLAAITKQKISEEVAQDSYNLLPVLKNKKGAKTHPYLMVQAGSHKEVIIIDKGWKLIIQVDKKDKTNKTRTPIALFDLNKNEKEDERYNLVNDKKHQKKLKYLFNKYNDTRDNKPFTGKHF, from the coding sequence ATGCTTAAAAATATATTCATTGCTTCCATACTTTCAATCTTTGTCAGCAACAATAGTTTTGCAGACAAAAAACCAAATGTCATTGTAATTTTAGCAGATGACCTTGGCGTAGGAGATGTGTCGAATTACCGTCGAATGCATACTAACCAGATCATTTTAGAGACACCAAACATTGATAGGCTTGCTACCTCAGGAATAAAATTTACCAACGCTCATGCTCCTGCAGCTCTTTGTGCAACTTCCCGTTACGGAATTATGACAGGAAATAGTTGTTACCGAAGCTCATTACCTTGGGGTGTTTGGGGTGGTTACACAAAATCTGTAATAAGACCCGATCAATTAACTTTAGGACGTTTAATGAAGCAAGCTAATTACAATACTGCATTTTTTGGCAAATGGCATTTAGGAACTACTTTCAACAGAAAAGATAACCCAAACAAAGAGTATGTTCCGAATAAGAAAAAGAAGATAGAAGATGAAGTCGACATCACTAGAATTGTAGCCAGCGGCCCTAATCAAAATGGATTTGATTACAGTTTCAATTTACCATCGGGAATTCAGAATGTTCCTTACGCTGCTTATGAAAATGACAAGTGGCATCCTTTAACAAAGGAATCTACAATAGCAGTAATTGATAAAGAATACATGGCCTCTTTGGATCTTGAATTGGATAAAAAAGAAGGATTAGGCGATTCGAACTGGGAACCTAGAAAAATTGGCCCTCTTTTGGTAAACAAAGCGGTTGATTACATTAGCAAAAATGCCAATAAAAAAGAGCCATTCTTTATGTACTATTGCTCACAAGCAGTACACACTCCGCACTCTGCAGCAAAAGAATTAAATGGTGTAAAAATAGCTGGTACTACTCCATCAAGACATATGGATATGATTAAGGAGCTTGATGTTCAAGTAGGAATGATAGTTGAAGCCTTAAAAGAGCAAGGTATTTATGAAAATACGGTCTTGGTTTTTACTTCGGATAATGGAGGATTACATGTTGATGGAGATACTTGGAATTCACATCATGAACCTAGTGATATTTACAGAGGTTGCAAAAATGATCCTTACGAAGGAGGACATCGCGTACCTTTCATCGTATCATGGCCTGATGAAATTAAGGCAAATCAAAATTCAAATCAACCAATTCTTGGCCTAGATATAATGGCAACCCTAGCAGCTATTACAAAGCAGAAAATCAGCGAAGAAGTTGCACAGGATTCATACAATCTACTACCTGTATTGAAAAATAAAAAAGGAGCCAAAACACACCCATATTTAATGGTTCAAGCTGGCTCTCACAAAGAGGTTATTATCATTGATAAAGGTTGGAAATTAATTATTCAAGTAGATAAAAAAGACAAAACTAATAAAACACGAACTCCAATTGCTTTATTTGATTTAAATAAGAACGAAAAAGAAGACGAAAGGTACAATCTTGTAAACGATAAAAAACACCAGAAGAAACTAAAATATTTATTCAATAAATACAATGATACTAGAGATAATAAACCATTTACAGGAAAACATTTTTAG
- the galB gene encoding beta-galactosidase GalB has translation MRIIKSLFLSLFFIVFIASASQSAYAQDINFNDSWRFLNEDAKGAEMANFDDSNWRKLDLPHDWAIEGPFDEKYNARCGGLPFHGTGWYRKHFKTPESAKGKVVRIEFEGAMYDAHVWVNGKFVGNRPYGYIGFEFDISKELKYDGTENVIAVRLEPQDLSSRWYPGAGLYRSVWLKIDEPVHVAQWGTYITTPTVTEKIAVVQNETTVVNKSNQKANITVTHEYFSPEGKSVASVNEKIEVSANTSAVSALFCKIEKPKRWDIETPNLYKAVTTITQNGKVVDIYNTRIGLRSIAYTKDGFFLNNKKIRFNGVCLHHDNGALGSAVYRRADERKLQIMKDMGVNAIRTSHNPPSRVFLDLCDELGLVVLDEAFDVWKKAKVPNGYNVFFDEWAERDIKDMVRRDRNHPSVIMWSTGNEILEQGDKKNGWRVAKMLNDYCKEIDPTRPTTVGMNNYSNPYKFNFAQQTDIAGINYKPTKYSEVRETYPELPIYGSETSSCTSSRGVYHLPIEKYKTHESLHVTSYDLIGPPWAYPPDVEFHFQEQNPYNMGEFIWTGFDYLGEPTPYGGKDNSTNGYWNGDWPSHSSYFGAVDLCGFPKDRFYLYQSHWTTKPMIHLLPHWNWKGMEGDTIPVYCYTNCDEAELFVNGKSMGRKIKGKDLTELIVKFLRYEGETFQSKYRLSWNVPYEAGTIKVVGYKDGKAILDKQISTAGKPAKINLSVDRNEIDADGRDLAYVTVRIEDKDGNLCPMADNLVNFSVEGSGELIAVDNGNQISLESFQANHRKAFSGMCLAIVKSSKTNGIITLTAKSKKLKSSQIVIKTK, from the coding sequence ATGAGAATAATAAAAAGCTTATTTTTGAGTCTATTTTTCATTGTTTTTATTGCAAGTGCATCTCAATCTGCATATGCTCAAGACATAAATTTTAATGACTCGTGGCGCTTCTTAAATGAGGATGCTAAAGGCGCCGAAATGGCAAACTTTGACGATTCGAACTGGAGAAAATTAGATCTTCCTCACGATTGGGCAATTGAAGGCCCGTTTGACGAAAAATACAATGCCCGTTGCGGCGGACTTCCTTTCCACGGAACAGGATGGTACCGTAAACATTTCAAAACGCCAGAATCTGCAAAAGGTAAAGTTGTTCGCATCGAATTTGAAGGTGCAATGTACGATGCTCATGTTTGGGTAAATGGAAAGTTTGTTGGAAATCGACCTTATGGATACATCGGGTTTGAGTTTGATATCAGTAAAGAATTAAAATATGATGGTACAGAAAATGTAATTGCAGTTCGTTTAGAACCTCAGGATTTATCTTCAAGATGGTATCCAGGTGCTGGACTTTACCGCTCTGTATGGTTAAAAATTGACGAACCTGTTCATGTTGCGCAATGGGGAACTTACATAACAACCCCTACAGTAACAGAAAAAATTGCAGTTGTTCAAAACGAAACTACTGTAGTAAATAAAAGCAATCAAAAAGCAAATATTACGGTTACTCACGAATATTTTTCTCCCGAGGGAAAATCGGTAGCATCAGTAAATGAAAAAATTGAAGTATCTGCTAATACCTCGGCAGTATCTGCTCTATTTTGCAAAATAGAAAAACCAAAACGCTGGGATATTGAAACCCCTAACTTGTATAAAGCTGTAACTACCATTACTCAAAACGGAAAAGTAGTTGATATTTACAACACACGCATTGGTTTACGCTCTATTGCATATACTAAAGATGGATTTTTCTTAAACAACAAGAAAATCCGTTTCAATGGAGTTTGCCTACATCATGACAATGGAGCTTTAGGTTCTGCAGTATATCGCAGAGCAGATGAGCGAAAGCTACAAATTATGAAGGACATGGGTGTTAATGCCATTCGTACCAGTCACAATCCACCATCAAGAGTATTTCTAGACTTATGTGATGAATTAGGACTGGTAGTTTTAGATGAAGCATTTGATGTTTGGAAAAAAGCAAAAGTACCAAATGGCTACAATGTGTTTTTCGATGAATGGGCAGAGCGTGATATTAAAGATATGGTAAGAAGAGATCGTAACCATCCATCGGTTATCATGTGGAGTACCGGTAACGAAATTCTAGAACAAGGAGATAAAAAGAATGGCTGGAGAGTTGCAAAAATGTTGAATGACTATTGCAAAGAGATCGATCCTACTCGTCCAACAACTGTTGGAATGAATAACTATTCGAATCCTTATAAATTCAATTTCGCACAACAAACTGATATTGCAGGAATTAACTATAAGCCTACAAAATACAGCGAAGTGCGCGAAACATATCCTGAATTACCGATTTATGGTTCTGAAACTTCAAGCTGCACTAGTAGTCGTGGCGTGTATCATTTACCAATCGAAAAATACAAAACTCACGAATCTCTGCATGTTACCAGTTACGATTTAATAGGACCACCATGGGCATATCCTCCGGATGTTGAATTCCACTTTCAGGAACAAAATCCTTACAATATGGGAGAATTTATTTGGACTGGATTCGATTATTTGGGAGAACCAACCCCTTACGGCGGAAAAGACAATTCGACCAATGGATATTGGAATGGCGACTGGCCATCACACAGTTCATATTTTGGAGCTGTCGACTTGTGTGGATTCCCTAAAGATCGTTTTTACCTGTACCAAAGTCACTGGACTACAAAACCTATGATTCACCTGCTTCCTCACTGGAACTGGAAAGGAATGGAAGGAGATACAATTCCTGTTTATTGCTATACCAACTGCGATGAAGCTGAACTTTTTGTGAATGGAAAATCGATGGGAAGAAAAATAAAAGGAAAAGATTTAACTGAACTGATCGTAAAATTCCTTCGTTACGAAGGAGAGACTTTCCAATCGAAATACCGCTTATCATGGAATGTACCTTACGAAGCAGGAACTATCAAAGTTGTAGGTTATAAGGATGGTAAAGCAATCTTAGACAAGCAAATATCAACAGCAGGAAAGCCTGCAAAAATTAATCTTTCGGTTGATCGTAATGAAATTGATGCTGATGGTAGAGATTTAGCTTATGTAACTGTTCGCATAGAAGATAAGGACGGAAACCTTTGTCCGATGGCCGATAATCTGGTGAACTTCTCTGTTGAAGGATCTGGAGAATTAATTGCCGTTGACAATGGAAACCAAATTAGTTTAGAATCTTTTCAGGCAAATCACAGAAAAGCATTTAGTGGAATGTGTTTGGCAATTGTAAAATCGTCAAAAACAAATGGCATAATCACATTAACTGCAAAATCGAAGAAGCTAAAAAGCTCACAAATTGTTATTAAAACTAAATAA